From the genome of Thermoflexus hugenholtzii, one region includes:
- a CDS encoding HAMP domain-containing sensor histidine kinase, producing MEGIQALMRGLTEASASLFYHLLVGLALEGLLLMALDLRRRSGRGGLADRLMVAAGLGLMGRLILFGAAFGETRGLPPGTLLPPLERAVDLATWGWLGWAMAGAGPGLWAPALHTVLVLGAYGATAPAWWSIALQDPTAVYVTTPPERAWTLWALGLNLAIGGLLLSQRPRRFPTSGALGFSLLALGALLQLNAPLLGTHLSPWIRLGALAAYPLWLAGTYQLALDAAWGRPSAMRQAASAWPAWTASLLQALQDREVSDPFREALRMAREWLGARWTGIGLLQEDHLVFIAREGENLPRAGSDLVLTLSEYPRCQEAIDQRRGDFMTPADQAGEAFLRLWQAFGMERIGSLQVEPLVVSDQVLGLWLIGYPPEAGKSRPPDPGLAREMAGALARTLRLFREWERLTRLEAALQALEQERQEAIRQLEARLEEERRSLQREIHRWATRAAEAEEERERWRRRAEELAQLLEARAALPVAAASVKETPSGSGEERDGLVLALLQELRTPLTAILGYTDLLLGEAVGILGATQRQFLLRIRANIERMAGLIRETLQIAALEAGSYRLEPGPLRLEEVRDEALQQLQPVLQERGLRVELEWPEDLPPVRLDRDAGQQILYHLLNNAALCSRPGTAIVLRARRNPSIPDVLFLSVRDTGGGIPVEEIPRVFVPRYRATTPLIPGVGDSIGLSIARALVEASGGRIWVESEPGVGSTFTVVLPLAVS from the coding sequence ATGGAAGGGATCCAGGCGCTGATGCGCGGGCTGACGGAGGCCTCCGCCTCCCTGTTCTACCATCTCCTCGTGGGCCTGGCCCTGGAGGGCCTGCTCCTGATGGCCCTCGACCTCCGGCGCCGGTCCGGCAGGGGCGGGCTCGCGGATCGCCTGATGGTGGCCGCTGGCCTGGGCCTGATGGGCCGCCTGATCCTGTTCGGGGCGGCCTTCGGGGAGACGCGGGGGTTGCCTCCGGGGACGCTCCTGCCGCCTCTGGAGCGGGCGGTGGATCTGGCGACCTGGGGATGGCTGGGCTGGGCCATGGCCGGCGCGGGGCCCGGGCTCTGGGCGCCGGCCCTCCATACGGTGCTGGTCCTGGGCGCTTATGGGGCAACGGCGCCGGCTTGGTGGAGCATCGCCCTCCAGGATCCCACGGCCGTCTACGTCACCACCCCTCCGGAGCGGGCATGGACCCTGTGGGCGCTGGGGCTCAACCTGGCCATCGGAGGGCTGCTGCTCTCCCAGCGCCCGCGGAGGTTCCCCACCTCCGGGGCCCTGGGCTTCTCCCTCCTCGCCCTGGGGGCGCTGCTGCAGCTGAACGCCCCGCTCCTGGGAACCCATCTTTCCCCATGGATCCGCCTGGGCGCCCTCGCCGCGTATCCGCTCTGGCTGGCGGGGACCTATCAGCTTGCCCTGGATGCGGCGTGGGGGCGCCCTTCGGCGATGCGGCAGGCCGCATCCGCGTGGCCGGCCTGGACGGCAAGCCTGCTCCAGGCCCTTCAGGATCGGGAGGTCTCGGATCCTTTCCGGGAAGCCCTCCGGATGGCACGGGAATGGCTCGGCGCGCGCTGGACGGGGATCGGGCTCTTGCAGGAGGACCACCTGGTCTTCATCGCCCGGGAGGGGGAGAACCTGCCCCGCGCCGGCTCGGACCTCGTCCTGACGCTGTCGGAATACCCGCGCTGTCAGGAGGCGATCGATCAACGTCGGGGGGACTTCATGACCCCGGCGGATCAAGCCGGAGAGGCCTTCCTCCGCCTCTGGCAGGCCTTCGGGATGGAGCGCATCGGCTCCCTGCAGGTGGAGCCCCTCGTCGTTTCGGATCAGGTTCTGGGCCTCTGGCTGATCGGCTATCCCCCGGAGGCCGGGAAAAGCCGTCCCCCGGATCCCGGGCTGGCCCGGGAGATGGCCGGAGCGCTGGCCCGGACGCTGCGCCTGTTCCGGGAGTGGGAGCGCCTGACGCGCCTGGAGGCGGCGCTGCAGGCCCTGGAGCAGGAGCGCCAGGAGGCCATCCGGCAGCTGGAGGCCCGGCTGGAGGAAGAGCGCCGGTCGCTGCAGCGGGAAATCCATCGCTGGGCCACCCGGGCGGCGGAGGCGGAAGAGGAGCGGGAGCGCTGGCGGCGCCGGGCGGAGGAGCTGGCCCAGCTGCTGGAGGCCCGGGCCGCCCTGCCGGTGGCGGCCGCCTCGGTTAAGGAAACTCCCTCTGGATCCGGGGAGGAGCGAGATGGGCTGGTCCTGGCCCTCCTCCAGGAGCTGCGCACGCCGCTCACTGCCATCCTGGGCTATACAGATCTGCTCCTGGGCGAAGCGGTGGGGATCCTGGGCGCCACCCAGCGGCAGTTCCTGCTGCGGATCCGGGCCAACATCGAGCGCATGGCGGGGCTGATCCGGGAGACCCTGCAGATCGCCGCCCTGGAGGCCGGATCCTACCGGCTGGAGCCCGGCCCGCTGCGCTTGGAGGAGGTCCGAGACGAGGCCCTCCAGCAGTTGCAGCCGGTGCTCCAGGAGCGGGGCCTCCGGGTGGAGCTGGAGTGGCCGGAGGATCTGCCTCCGGTGCGGCTGGACCGGGATGCAGGGCAGCAGATCCTCTATCATCTCTTGAACAATGCGGCCCTCTGCAGCCGTCCGGGCACGGCCATCGTCCTGCGGGCCCGCCGCAACCCCAGCATCCCCGACGTGCTCTTCCTGAGCGTGCGGGATACGGGGGGAGGGATCCCGGTGGAGGAGATCCCCCGGGTTTTCGTCCCACGCTATCGGGCGACGACGCCGCTGATCCCCGGGGTGGGGGATAGCATCGGCCTCTCCATCGCGCGGGCCCTGGTGGAGGCCAGCGGGGGGCGGATCTGGGTGGAAAGCGAGCCGGGGGTGGGAAGCACCTTCACCGTCGTGCTGCCCCTGGCCGTCTCCTGA
- a CDS encoding LysM peptidoglycan-binding domain-containing protein, with amino-acid sequence MRTLLALLGLGILILGALGMAVVEGRLRPAAVPRATRPAAPSLPEGRTATPTEEGLVETVETPPPSPAFSPVPASPSPTPSGTPGEAPMPTLSVTPTGTGTPRAPCRPPADWIPYRVQPGDTAYRLATLAGISVSRFLEANCLRHPALFIGQRVYLPVRLPTPTPNPTPCGPPADWVLYTVQPGETLYRLSVRFGVPLSDLMQANCLTTLSLSAGQRLYVPPPPTPTGTPDVTPAPSPTPTAP; translated from the coding sequence ATGCGGACGTTGCTGGCGCTGCTCGGGCTGGGGATTCTGATCCTGGGGGCCCTGGGGATGGCGGTGGTGGAGGGCCGGCTGCGCCCGGCGGCCGTTCCCCGGGCCACCCGTCCCGCCGCGCCTTCTCTCCCAGAGGGGAGAACCGCCACCCCCACCGAGGAGGGGCTGGTGGAGACGGTGGAGACACCGCCCCCCTCGCCCGCGTTCTCCCCTGTCCCGGCCTCCCCCTCCCCAACGCCGTCCGGGACGCCGGGGGAGGCCCCTATGCCGACCCTCTCCGTAACCCCCACGGGGACCGGGACGCCGAGGGCTCCGTGCCGGCCGCCGGCGGACTGGATCCCCTATCGGGTGCAGCCGGGGGACACGGCCTACCGGCTGGCGACCCTGGCGGGGATCTCCGTCTCGCGCTTCCTGGAGGCCAACTGCCTGCGGCATCCGGCCCTTTTCATCGGGCAACGGGTCTATCTGCCGGTTCGCCTGCCCACCCCGACCCCGAACCCCACGCCATGCGGGCCTCCCGCGGATTGGGTGCTCTACACTGTGCAACCCGGGGAGACCCTCTACCGGCTGTCCGTGCGCTTCGGGGTTCCCCTCTCCGACCTGATGCAGGCGAACTGCCTGACCACGCTGTCCTTGAGCGCCGGGCAACGCCTCTACGTCCCTCCCCCGCCGACGCCGACCGGGACGCCGGATGTCACCCCTGCGCCCTCTCCCACCCCCACGGCCCCCTGA
- a CDS encoding lysylphosphatidylglycerol synthase transmembrane domain-containing protein — protein MGRWRWVLGLMIGALALYGAVRGLDLPTLWATLRAGNYGWMLPALLALILSVAARTARWRILLNAPPGVSFLRLWNILNAGYLVTHVLPFRMGELARVLLLARFPQTPAGLVAMSIVVEHVLDLGVVLALTGVALALQPGARGLGLLSHAGPVLTLGALGGLLLGAFRPQWARRLTDALTRPLPRPLQGRLRREAEAALRGLEVLRTPRALAAASGWSLVAWLATAAHLYAVMGVFLETPDGWVALLTMSALTFGMLVPSTPGYIGVVQGITVWVMGEFGIPQATAFSISVASHGLIYGVLSTLGALGLWLETGQVGLGFLRRAEGERVDR, from the coding sequence ATGGGTCGCTGGCGATGGGTGCTGGGGCTGATGATCGGGGCCCTCGCGCTCTACGGGGCGGTGCGAGGGCTGGATCTCCCCACGCTCTGGGCCACGCTGCGCGCGGGGAACTACGGATGGATGCTCCCGGCCCTGCTCGCCCTGATCCTGAGCGTGGCGGCCCGGACCGCCCGCTGGCGGATCCTGCTGAACGCGCCTCCGGGGGTGTCCTTCCTCCGCCTCTGGAACATCCTGAACGCCGGCTACCTGGTCACCCACGTTCTCCCCTTCCGGATGGGGGAGCTCGCGCGGGTCCTCCTGCTGGCCCGCTTCCCCCAGACCCCGGCCGGCCTGGTGGCGATGTCGATCGTCGTGGAGCACGTGCTGGATCTGGGGGTGGTGCTGGCCCTGACCGGGGTGGCCCTGGCCCTCCAGCCGGGAGCCCGCGGGCTGGGGCTTCTGAGCCACGCCGGGCCGGTGCTCACCCTGGGCGCGCTGGGAGGGCTCCTCCTCGGGGCCTTCCGGCCCCAGTGGGCCCGGCGGCTCACGGACGCCCTCACCCGGCCGCTTCCCCGGCCGCTTCAGGGCCGGCTGCGCCGGGAGGCGGAGGCGGCCCTGCGGGGACTGGAGGTCCTCCGGACCCCCCGGGCTCTGGCCGCCGCCTCAGGCTGGTCCCTGGTGGCGTGGCTGGCGACGGCCGCTCATCTCTACGCGGTCATGGGGGTTTTCCTGGAGACCCCGGATGGGTGGGTGGCTTTGCTGACGATGAGCGCCCTGACCTTCGGGATGCTGGTGCCCTCCACCCCCGGCTACATCGGGGTGGTGCAGGGGATCACGGTCTGGGTGATGGGGGAATTCGGGATCCCGCAGGCCACGGCCTTTAGCATCTCGGTCGCCTCCCACGGGCTGATCTATGGGGTCCTCTCCACCCTCGGGGCCCTCGGCCTGTGGCTGGAGACCGGGCAGGTAGGGCTCGGGTTCCTGCGGCGGGCGGAGGGGGAGAGGGTGGACCGCTGA
- a CDS encoding SDR family NAD(P)-dependent oxidoreductase: MPPSALITGGAGFIGSNLADALASDGWVVWIFDLLARPGVERNLAWLQERHGGRIRFIRGDVRDFPAVAEAVRQAEVVFHLAAQVAVTTSLIDPRTDFEINALGTLNVLEAARQARHRPIVLYTSTNKVYGAMEEVPVVEEATRYRYADRPFGIDERQPLDFHSPYGCSKGAADQYVRDYARIYGLPTVVFRMSCIYGPRQFGTEDQGWVAHFVISAMTGRPITIYGDGKQVRDLLFVTDLVAAMRAAVERIDRTAGQVYNIGGGPEHTLSVWHEFAPLLAEILGRPLDPPAFGPWRPGDQKVYVSDIRKAMRDLDWRPQVGVREGLTRLAEWVRENLR; encoded by the coding sequence ATGCCCCCCTCGGCCCTGATCACCGGCGGCGCGGGCTTCATCGGATCGAACCTGGCGGACGCCCTGGCCTCGGACGGCTGGGTGGTCTGGATCTTCGATCTGCTGGCCCGGCCCGGCGTGGAGCGGAACCTGGCCTGGCTCCAGGAACGGCACGGCGGGCGCATCCGCTTCATCCGGGGCGACGTCCGGGACTTCCCGGCGGTGGCGGAGGCGGTGCGGCAGGCGGAGGTGGTCTTCCATCTGGCCGCCCAGGTGGCGGTCACCACCTCCCTGATCGATCCCCGCACGGATTTCGAGATCAACGCCCTGGGCACCCTCAACGTCCTGGAGGCCGCCCGCCAGGCCCGCCATCGCCCCATCGTGCTGTATACCTCCACCAACAAGGTCTACGGGGCCATGGAGGAGGTGCCGGTGGTGGAGGAGGCCACCCGTTACCGATATGCGGACCGCCCCTTCGGGATCGATGAGCGTCAGCCCCTGGACTTCCACTCCCCCTACGGCTGCTCCAAGGGGGCGGCCGATCAGTATGTGCGGGATTACGCCCGCATCTACGGCCTCCCCACCGTGGTGTTCCGCATGTCCTGTATTTACGGCCCCCGCCAGTTCGGGACGGAGGATCAGGGGTGGGTGGCCCATTTCGTGATCTCCGCCATGACCGGGCGGCCGATCACGATCTACGGGGATGGGAAGCAGGTGCGGGACCTTCTCTTCGTCACGGACCTGGTGGCCGCCATGCGGGCGGCGGTGGAGCGGATCGATCGGACGGCGGGGCAGGTTTACAACATCGGAGGTGGTCCCGAGCACACCCTCTCGGTCTGGCATGAGTTCGCCCCCCTGCTCGCGGAGATCCTGGGCCGTCCCCTGGATCCTCCCGCCTTTGGGCCCTGGCGGCCGGGGGATCAGAAGGTGTATGTCAGCGATATCCGCAAGGCGATGCGGGACCTGGACTGGCGGCCTCAGGTGGGGGTGCGGGAGGGGCTGACCCGGCTGGCGGAGTGGGTGCGGGAGAACCTTCGATGA
- a CDS encoding glycosyltransferase family 4 protein, protein MKILVALTYYRPHISGLTIYVERAARALAARGHEVLVLTSRYDRRLPLEEVRDGVRIRRVPVLMRVSKGVIMPTIGWWATRLARWADVLWLHLPQFDAAGIALRGRLFHKPVVLTYHCDVTLPPGWLNRVANQVVHLMDHLAARLADVIVSYTEDYARHSPYLSRYLAKVRVIPPPVEIPVPDPERVAAFRARWGLEGHVVIGMAARLAAEKGVEYLLEALPHILAVYPNARVLFAGPYRNVLGEEAYARRLAPLFERYRDHWTFVGVLEPEEMAAFYASCDVVVLPSWNATESFGLVQVEAMLCGTPVVASDLPGVRVPTQTTGMGLTFPPRDSRALAQAILRVLAERPAFCRPREWVAQHYNTERTAAAYEALFEELRASRDRRKKGD, encoded by the coding sequence ATGAAGATCCTGGTCGCGCTCACCTATTACCGTCCCCATATCAGCGGTCTGACGATCTATGTGGAGCGGGCGGCCCGGGCCCTGGCGGCCCGGGGTCACGAAGTCCTGGTGTTGACCTCCCGGTATGACCGCCGTCTTCCTCTCGAGGAGGTGCGGGACGGCGTGCGGATCCGGCGGGTGCCGGTGCTGATGCGGGTGAGCAAGGGGGTGATCATGCCCACCATCGGATGGTGGGCGACCCGCCTGGCCCGCTGGGCGGACGTCCTCTGGCTGCATCTGCCCCAGTTCGACGCCGCCGGCATCGCCCTGCGCGGGCGCCTGTTCCACAAGCCCGTCGTCCTGACCTATCACTGCGACGTGACCCTTCCCCCGGGATGGCTGAACCGGGTGGCCAACCAGGTGGTCCACCTTATGGATCACCTGGCGGCCCGCCTCGCCGATGTCATCGTGAGCTATACGGAGGATTACGCCCGCCATTCCCCCTATCTTTCCCGTTATCTCGCCAAGGTGCGGGTGATCCCCCCGCCGGTGGAGATCCCGGTTCCGGATCCGGAGCGGGTGGCGGCCTTCCGGGCCCGCTGGGGGCTGGAGGGACATGTGGTCATCGGGATGGCCGCTCGCCTGGCGGCGGAGAAAGGGGTGGAGTATCTCCTGGAAGCCCTCCCCCATATCCTGGCGGTCTATCCGAACGCCCGCGTGCTCTTCGCCGGGCCTTACCGGAACGTCCTGGGGGAGGAGGCCTACGCCCGCCGGCTGGCGCCCCTCTTTGAGCGCTACCGGGACCACTGGACCTTCGTGGGGGTGCTGGAGCCGGAGGAGATGGCGGCCTTCTACGCCAGCTGCGACGTGGTGGTGCTTCCCAGCTGGAACGCCACCGAGTCCTTCGGCCTGGTGCAGGTGGAGGCGATGCTGTGCGGAACCCCGGTGGTGGCCAGCGATCTGCCGGGGGTGCGGGTGCCGACGCAGACGACAGGGATGGGGTTGACCTTCCCCCCGCGGGACAGCCGGGCGCTGGCCCAGGCGATCCTGCGGGTGCTGGCGGAGCGCCCGGCCTTCTGCCGGCCCCGGGAGTGGGTGGCCCAGCACTATAATACGGAGCGAACCGCCGCCGCTTATGAGGCGCTTTTCGAGGAGCTGCGGGCGTCCCGGGACCGGAGGAAGAAAGGAGATTGA
- a CDS encoding class I SAM-dependent methyltransferase, with protein MAPDFLWLHLKEVPAFRALLRAVEARFYQSLEMPEPVLDLGCGDGHFASVAFPGKAWVGLDPEWGPLKEAAARRAYRWVVQADGARMPFPSSFFGTVVSNSVLEHIPPVEAVLAEVARVLRPGGFFLFCSPSHRFVEFLSLYRLLRRLRLPWAAEAYGRLFNRISRHHHCDAPEVWAARLERAGLRPLRWWFYFSPGATALLEWGHPYGLPSLIYKKLLGRWILAPWRWSLRPVERILRPFYEEPPGPEGAYFFMIARKEGGG; from the coding sequence ATGGCCCCCGATTTCCTCTGGCTCCATTTGAAGGAGGTGCCTGCCTTCCGGGCGCTGCTGCGGGCGGTGGAGGCCCGGTTCTACCAGAGCCTGGAGATGCCGGAGCCGGTCCTGGATCTGGGCTGCGGGGACGGGCACTTCGCCTCCGTGGCCTTCCCGGGGAAGGCGTGGGTCGGGCTGGACCCCGAATGGGGGCCTCTGAAGGAGGCCGCCGCCCGCCGGGCCTACCGGTGGGTGGTGCAGGCCGATGGCGCCCGCATGCCCTTCCCCTCGTCCTTCTTCGGGACCGTGGTCAGCAACTCGGTCCTGGAGCATATCCCTCCGGTGGAGGCCGTCCTGGCGGAGGTGGCCCGGGTGCTGCGGCCGGGAGGCTTCTTCCTGTTCTGCTCGCCCAGCCATCGCTTTGTCGAGTTCCTCTCGCTCTATCGGCTGCTGCGCCGGCTGCGGCTGCCATGGGCTGCGGAGGCCTACGGCCGGCTCTTCAACCGCATCTCCCGTCACCATCATTGCGATGCCCCCGAGGTCTGGGCGGCCCGGCTGGAGCGGGCCGGCCTGCGCCCCCTCCGCTGGTGGTTCTATTTCTCCCCGGGCGCCACGGCCTTGCTGGAGTGGGGCCACCCGTATGGGCTGCCTTCCCTGATCTACAAAAAGCTCCTCGGCCGTTGGATCCTCGCCCCTTGGCGGTGGAGCCTGCGGCCGGTGGAGCGGATCCTGCGGCCGTTCTACGAGGAGCCCCCGGGCCCGGAGGGCGCGTATTTCTTTATGATCGCGCGAAAAGAGGGAGGCGGATAG
- a CDS encoding helix-turn-helix transcriptional regulator yields the protein MDEQERLTLRRKIVGIALRQARERAGRTVQACAALLGISPARYRAYEAGRQDPTLPELEVLAWFFQTPLSALLEPDQRNASPEEEIAEAAPEFIALRHRVIGLILRQAREAAGKSLREVAAALGCTPRRLRAYESGERPIPLVELERLAAHLGLSLADLRDAESPIGQAAILLDQIEGFRALPPEVRAFVTAPVHLPYLRLAMRLSELPADRLRHIAEDLLEITL from the coding sequence ATGGACGAACAAGAACGTTTGACGTTGCGCCGGAAGATCGTCGGGATCGCCCTGCGGCAGGCCCGGGAGCGGGCCGGCCGCACGGTCCAGGCCTGCGCCGCCCTGCTGGGGATCTCCCCTGCGCGCTATCGGGCCTACGAGGCCGGGCGGCAGGATCCCACCCTGCCGGAGCTGGAGGTCCTGGCCTGGTTTTTCCAGACGCCCCTCTCCGCCCTCCTGGAACCGGATCAGCGGAACGCATCGCCGGAGGAGGAGATAGCGGAGGCGGCTCCGGAGTTCATCGCCCTCCGGCACCGGGTCATCGGGCTGATCCTGCGCCAGGCCCGGGAGGCTGCGGGGAAGAGCCTGCGGGAGGTGGCCGCCGCCCTGGGATGCACCCCCCGGCGGCTCCGCGCCTACGAATCCGGCGAGCGCCCGATCCCCCTGGTGGAACTGGAACGCCTGGCGGCCCATCTGGGGCTTTCCCTGGCCGACTTGCGGGACGCGGAGAGTCCCATCGGGCAGGCCGCCATCCTGCTGGATCAGATCGAAGGGTTCCGCGCGCTCCCGCCGGAGGTGCGGGCCTTCGTGACCGCTCCTGTGCACCTGCCCTATCTGCGCCTGGCCATGCGCCTGTCGGAGCTGCCCGCGGATCGGCTCCGGCACATCGCCGAAGATCTGCTGGAGATCACCCTGTGA
- a CDS encoding decaprenyl-phosphate phosphoribosyltransferase encodes MKALVWPRGRTLAALARSMRPRQWIKNVFIFAPLVFDEKLLRPEPLGRTVAGFLILCLLSGAVYLFNDLQDLERDRQHPRKRNRPLAAGELDPRVAWGATLLIPLGLAYPALALDPLFALLAYVYWGLNLAYSLWLKHQVILDVLALASGYVLRVAAGVPLVQVERFSPWLYLCTLLLALFIGFAKRRQEIILLGENARNHRAILEEYTVRFLDEMMGVVMAATIVAYSLYTFSAPNLPSNHAMMLTIPFVLYGIFRYLYLIHVRGETAPPDELVLKDLPLLLTVILWGVTAILILYLM; translated from the coding sequence ATGAAAGCCCTCGTCTGGCCACGGGGCCGCACGCTGGCCGCGCTGGCCCGTTCCATGCGGCCGCGCCAGTGGATCAAGAATGTGTTCATCTTCGCCCCGCTGGTGTTCGATGAGAAACTGCTCCGCCCGGAGCCCCTGGGGCGCACCGTCGCCGGCTTCCTGATCCTGTGCCTGCTCTCCGGCGCGGTTTACCTCTTTAACGACCTCCAGGATCTGGAAAGAGACCGGCAGCACCCGCGCAAGCGGAACCGTCCCCTGGCTGCGGGGGAGCTGGATCCTCGGGTAGCGTGGGGGGCGACCCTGCTCATCCCCCTCGGGCTGGCCTATCCGGCCCTCGCCCTGGACCCCCTCTTCGCCCTCCTCGCCTACGTCTACTGGGGGCTTAACCTGGCCTACTCCCTCTGGCTGAAGCATCAGGTGATCCTGGATGTGCTGGCCCTGGCCAGCGGCTACGTGCTGCGGGTCGCCGCGGGCGTGCCCCTGGTTCAGGTGGAACGGTTCTCCCCCTGGCTTTATCTGTGCACGCTGCTTCTGGCCCTTTTCATCGGCTTCGCCAAGCGACGCCAGGAGATCATCCTGCTCGGCGAGAACGCCCGCAACCACCGGGCGATCCTGGAGGAATACACCGTCCGCTTCCTGGACGAGATGATGGGCGTGGTGATGGCCGCCACCATCGTGGCCTATTCCCTTTACACCTTTTCCGCCCCCAACCTTCCTTCCAACCACGCCATGATGTTGACCATCCCCTTCGTGCTGTATGGGATCTTCCGCTATCTCTATCTCATTCACGTCCGAGGGGAGACCGCGCCGCCGGACGAGCTGGTTTTGAAAGACCTCCCCCTTCTGCTCACCGTGATCCTCTGGGGGGTGACGGCGATCCTGATCCTCTACCTGATGTAG
- a CDS encoding CoA-binding protein, which translates to MEHVTQEGTPRIRSLQATPMPDGRRVVVELELEFAPSPHRPDLELILYNARGEEVHSMAVMEVMELRPAYVLHLRQPDPGAPYRVEARLLAGDRVLDRQETTVRIPEPITVQDDETLRRILREARVIAVVGLSADPERPSHQVASYLQRQGYRIIPVNPTIPEVLGEPSYPDLLSVPEPVDVVDVFRPARYVPEIVEQAIAKGAKVIWMQLGVIHFEAAQRAREAGLLVVMDRCMKIEHQRLLRTGA; encoded by the coding sequence ATGGAACACGTGACGCAGGAAGGGACGCCGCGCATTCGTTCCCTGCAGGCCACCCCGATGCCGGACGGGCGCCGGGTGGTGGTGGAGCTGGAGCTGGAGTTCGCGCCCTCCCCTCATCGCCCGGATCTGGAGCTCATCCTTTACAACGCCCGGGGAGAGGAGGTCCACTCCATGGCGGTCATGGAGGTGATGGAGCTCCGGCCGGCGTATGTGCTGCACCTGCGGCAGCCGGATCCTGGGGCGCCTTACCGGGTGGAAGCCCGGCTCCTCGCCGGGGATCGCGTGCTGGATCGCCAGGAAACGACGGTGCGCATCCCGGAGCCGATCACCGTCCAGGACGACGAGACCCTGCGCCGCATCCTCCGGGAGGCGCGCGTGATCGCCGTGGTGGGCCTCTCCGCGGATCCCGAACGGCCCAGCCATCAGGTGGCTTCGTATCTCCAGCGCCAGGGCTATCGGATCATCCCCGTGAACCCCACGATCCCGGAGGTCCTGGGGGAGCCCTCCTACCCGGATCTCCTCTCCGTCCCCGAACCGGTGGACGTGGTGGACGTTTTCCGGCCGGCCCGTTACGTCCCGGAGATCGTGGAGCAGGCCATCGCCAAAGGGGCGAAGGTGATCTGGATGCAGCTGGGGGTGATCCATTTCGAGGCCGCCCAGCGCGCCCGGGAGGCAGGCCTGCTGGTGGTGATGGACCGCTGTATGAAGATCGAGCATCAGCGCCTGTTGCGGACGGGAGCGTGA